A portion of the Stigmatella aurantiaca DW4/3-1 genome contains these proteins:
- a CDS encoding glutamine amidotransferase-related protein, whose amino-acid sequence MRAVVFEHDENTGVGRIGPALQQAGFTLVKRFRSVRREDVDAELVVVMGGHMGAYEGAQHPFLHEEIALLAERLANERPCLGICLGAQMMASAAGVDVFPGKNGFEVGAAPVRWTPEGLKDPVIAGVRPRTVVAHWHQDTFKPVPGATLLASTDRYTQQAFRLGNSYGFQFHLELEASVLDSWLTQWPEELNHHGTDISAVRNQLPKLKAAQAELDELMHRLAHHFAKAVR is encoded by the coding sequence ATGCGCGCAGTGGTCTTCGAGCACGACGAGAACACGGGCGTGGGGCGGATAGGCCCCGCGCTCCAGCAAGCGGGGTTCACCCTCGTCAAGCGCTTCCGCTCGGTGCGCCGCGAGGACGTGGACGCCGAGCTGGTGGTGGTGATGGGCGGACACATGGGCGCCTACGAGGGGGCGCAGCACCCTTTCCTCCACGAGGAGATCGCCCTGCTCGCCGAGCGGCTGGCCAATGAGCGGCCCTGCCTCGGCATCTGCCTGGGCGCGCAGATGATGGCCTCCGCCGCCGGGGTGGACGTGTTCCCCGGCAAGAACGGGTTCGAGGTGGGCGCCGCCCCCGTGCGGTGGACGCCCGAGGGGCTGAAGGATCCGGTCATCGCCGGCGTCCGCCCCCGCACCGTGGTGGCCCACTGGCACCAGGACACCTTCAAGCCCGTGCCCGGGGCCACGCTGCTCGCCTCCACGGACCGGTACACGCAGCAAGCCTTCCGGCTGGGCAACTCCTATGGCTTTCAGTTCCACCTAGAGCTGGAGGCCAGCGTGCTCGACAGCTGGCTGACCCAGTGGCCGGAAGAGCTGAACCACCACGGCACGGACATTTCCGCCGTCCGCAACCAACTGCCCAAGCTCAAGGCCGCCCAGGCGGAACTCGACGAGCTGATGCACCGCCTGGCCCACCATTTCGCCAAGGCCGTCCGTTAA